Sequence from the Actinocatenispora sera genome:
CTTCGCCGCGCTGGTGGCGTCGGTCACCGTGACGATCTGCGTGCCGTGGTCGAGGTAGCTGCCCGCCGTGTGCGTGCCGAGCCCGTCGACCAGCGCGGCGACCCCAGCCCGGTCCGGCGTCTTGGGTGCGGCCTGCGCCGCGGTGGTGGCGACGGCGCCCGTGGTGAGCAGGGCGGCCGCCGCGACCGCGGCGAGTCGGAACGAGGTCCTCGTGGGCCTCATGGATGCCTCCCAGGGATCCGTGGATGCGGCGCCGTCTCGCCGCACCCGCCTGCGCCCCGCACCAATTGATGTAATTCGATGAGGGACGAGGGAAGTATCCCTTTTGCCGGATAGTTCGGCAACATATAGATACGCCGGTATGGTGAATGTCTATCGCCTGCAGCGATACTCGGGACGTGCACGAACAATCGCGCTATGAGCTCGGTACCGACGGACCGCGGGTGATGGTCGTCGGCATCGACGGATCCCCCACCTCGCTGCGGGCCGCGGCGTACGCGACCGGGATGGCCCGCCGGCAGGGTTCCCGGCTGGTCTTCGTCTACGTCGTCGGCTATTCCGCGGTCTCCGGCCTCGCCGCCGGCTTCGTCGGCCCGCTCACCGAGGCGTACGGGCAGGTGGCCGACGAGCTGCAGCACGAGGTGGTCGACCTGGTCAACGCCCGCGGCGTCGAGGCGACCCTCCAGGTGCGGCGCGGCGACCCGTACACCGAGGTCAGCCGCGCCGCCGACGAGGAACAGGCGGACGCGGTCGTCGTCGGCGCGTCGATGCAGGCCGGCCACAAGCTGATCGGTTCCCTCGCCGGCCGGCTGGTGCGCGCCAGCCGCTGGCCGGTCACCGTCGTACCGTGACGCATCAGCCACTTCCCGACCCCGGCCGCGACGGCCACAACCGGGCCGATCTCATCGGGTAACAGCGGATTCGACCGAATGCCCGGACCGTGATCCGCTGCACCCGCCCGGTACCGTCAT
This genomic interval carries:
- a CDS encoding universal stress protein, which gives rise to MHEQSRYELGTDGPRVMVVGIDGSPTSLRAAAYATGMARRQGSRLVFVYVVGYSAVSGLAAGFVGPLTEAYGQVADELQHEVVDLVNARGVEATLQVRRGDPYTEVSRAADEEQADAVVVGASMQAGHKLIGSLAGRLVRASRWPVTVVP